A window from Glandiceps talaboti chromosome 15, keGlaTala1.1, whole genome shotgun sequence encodes these proteins:
- the LOC144446455 gene encoding LRP2-binding protein-like, producing MEHKLDNKQQLSSEPLPSYTASVTSLVSHENSLHINSEYQGYTKEEFNEKVELLLLEKIHGGDKQAIFQLGQFYFEQDEYEKAVKQLERISKEDYQAMYQLGVIYYDGLGVPEDHKTGVEYMLCIANSTSKRAKHLMYAAQYNVGRACLEGYGIKQSDKEAERWWLLAADDGNPQASVKAQTALGMYYSREETTDLKKAFFWHSEGTGNGSLESQGALGVMYETGQGCTQDSDSAFQCLKEASERGNVYAMGNLVAHYYRRKLYTKAAETAARVAILDKIVKIAKETDCLPVFICMGIAMGAFYYGRCLHLGLGVQKNKEEAQRFYSRAYEFDAGTTQRLQNLVTLGKI from the exons ATGGAACATAAATTAGATAACAAACAACAGCTGTCTTCAGAGCCTCTACCGTCCTACACTGCCAGCGTGACCAGCCTAGTCAGTCATGAAAAtagtttgcatatcaatagtGAGTACCAAGGTTACACCAAAGAAGAATTCAATGAAAAAGTGGAATTACTCTTACTTGAGAAAATACACGGTGGTGATAAACAAGCAATATTTCAACTAGGACAATTTTACTTTGAACAG GACGAGTATGAAAAAGCAGTGAAACAATTGGAGAGAATTAGTAAAGAAGATTATCAGGCTATGTATCAACTTGGTGTTATTTACTACGATGGTTTGGGAGTTCCTGAGGACCAT AAAACAGGAGTGGAATACATGTTGTGTATTGCCAACTCTACAAGTAAAAGAGCTAAGCATTTGATGTATGCAGCCCAGTACAATGTTGGTAGGGCATGTCTAGAAGGCTATGGTATTAAACAGTCTGATAAAGAAGCTGAAAGGTGGTGGTTACTTGCTGCTGATGATGGCAACCCACAGGCCAGTGTTAAAGCTCAAACAGCATTGGGAATGTACTACTCTAGAGAAGAGACCACAGATTTGAAAAAG GCATTTTTCTGGCACTCTGAGGGTACTGGCAATGGTAGTTTAGAATCCCAGGGAGCTCTAGGAGTGATGTATGAAACCGGTCAAGGATGTACTcaagattcagattcagctttCCAGTGTTTGAAAGAGGCTTCAGAACGTGGTAATGTGTATGCCATGGGTAACCTTGTAGCTCATTACTACAGGAGAAAGTTGTATACCAAGGCAGCAGAGACAGCAGCAAG GGTTGCTATCTTGGACAAAATAGTGAAGATTGCCAAGGAGACGGATTGTTTACCAGTGTTTATTTGTATGGGTATTGCGATGGGTGCTTTCTACTATGGCAGGTGTCTCCATTTAGGACTGGGTGTCCAGAAAAATAAAGAAGAAGCACAAAGATTTTACTCCCGG GCATATGAATTTGATGCTGGAACAACTCAGAGGCTCCAAAACCTGGTTACACTTGGCAAAATATGA